The genomic interval CTGGATGGAGAGCAGCTTGGTGTCGCCGGCCGACATCAGGGCCTCCGCGAAGTCCTGGCGCTCCTCCAGGAGCGTCAGCCGGCTGTCGATGGAGACGAGGAGCTCGCGGATGCGCGCCGTCTCGCCCGGCTCCGCCGCCCCGGTCTTCATCTTCTGCTGCGTCATGACTTCCAGGAGCGCGCCGAGCCGCCTGGAGATCGGGCGGAAGATCAGGACGCCGCCGCAGGTGAGGATGGCGGTGACCATGACGATGGTCAGGTAGGTCTCGGGGCTCATCGAGGCTCCTTGCAACGCTTGCTCGGCCACGGCCGGGGGTTCCGGCCCGGGCACCTACGCCGGGGTGTGGACCGCGGTTTCAGGCCGCCGTGCCGCCTTCCGCGGCTTCTTCCCGCGCAGCAGCGGGAGGCGGAAGGCCATCAGCGCGGCGAACACCGCGGCGTAGATCAGGGGCTCGCGGACGTCCTTCTTCACTCCCCACAGGAAGTGGATGACGCCGAGGCCCACCGCAAGATAAACGAGACGGTGGAGTTTCTGCCAGCCTTTTCCGAGCCGGCGGATCCATCCCTTCGTGGAAGTGACGGCCAGGGGGACCAGAATTCCCAGCGCGGCCGCGCCCGCCGTCACGTACGGGTGCTCGGCCACGTCCTCCACGACGAAGCCCCAGGAGAACGACTGGTCGAAGAGGTAGACGAGGAGGTGCAGGCAGGCGTAGAAGAAGGCGAAGAGCCCCAGCGGCCGCCGCGCCGCCACGATCCCGTTCCACCCGCTGAGCCGGCGGAGCGGGGTGATCGACAGCGTGACCAGGAGGAGCGTGAGCGCGGCCTTCCCCGTCCGGTGCGTCACGTCCTCGATCGGGTCCTGGGAGACGGTCCCGGCGAGGA from Longimicrobium sp. carries:
- a CDS encoding protein-methionine-sulfoxide reductase heme-binding subunit MsrQ; its protein translation is MPLSPRAERVSSRLLKPAVWTGGLLPLALLAGAVLAGTVSQDPIEDVTHRTGKAALTLLLVTLSITPLRRLSGWNGIVAARRPLGLFAFFYACLHLLVYLFDQSFSWGFVVEDVAEHPYVTAGAAALGILVPLAVTSTKGWIRRLGKGWQKLHRLVYLAVGLGVIHFLWGVKKDVREPLIYAAVFAALMAFRLPLLRGKKPRKAARRPETAVHTPA